The Vibrio astriarenae genome contains a region encoding:
- a CDS encoding YggT family protein, translated as MNSMSFLISTLFDLYIMVVILRIWLQAARADFYNPFSQFIVKATQPVVGPLRRVIPSIGSLDLATLLFAYVLCVVKFAALVMLASQGAVAFSLDYLYLGFLALVKAAGGLLFWVLLLRAILSWVSQGRSPIEYVFHQLTEPMLAPIRRIIPAMGGFDFSVLVLFIVLQFANFLMGDIIGPIWFRL; from the coding sequence ATGAACTCAATGAGTTTTCTAATTTCTACACTGTTCGACCTGTATATCATGGTCGTTATTCTGCGCATTTGGCTGCAAGCTGCTCGCGCTGATTTTTACAATCCATTCTCTCAATTTATCGTCAAAGCAACCCAACCGGTTGTTGGCCCACTGCGTCGAGTCATTCCCTCCATCGGCAGCCTTGATCTAGCAACTCTACTGTTTGCTTATGTTTTGTGTGTCGTAAAATTTGCAGCGCTAGTGATGCTAGCATCTCAAGGTGCAGTCGCATTCAGTCTGGACTACCTATACCTCGGCTTCTTAGCGCTTGTAAAAGCAGCAGGCGGCTTGTTGTTCTGGGTCCTACTACTGCGTGCAATTTTAAGCTGGGTAAGCCAGGGACGTAGTCCAATAGAGTATGTGTTCCACCAGCTGACAGAACCAATGCTAGCGCCAATTCGTCGCATTATCCCAGCAATGGGTGGCTTTGATTTTAGTGTTTTGGTGCTATTCATTGTCCTGCAGTTTGCTAACTTCCTGATGGGCGATATCATTGGTCCAATCTGGTTCCGACTATAG
- the proC gene encoding pyrroline-5-carboxylate reductase: MEHKHIAFIGAGNMARSIIAGLKASGYPSNLITATAPSQSTRDALASEFGVNTTVDNEQAAKLADVIVLAVKPQMMALVGEGLKEVNWSNKLVISIAAGINCQRLEEMLGSKLNLVRVMPNTPSLVGEGMSGLYAPESVIQTDRDFAHQLMQAVGEVCWVEQESGINNIIAAAGSSPAYFFLFMEAMQKEAIAQGFSAETARLLVQQSALGAAKLVAAKPELELSTLREQVTSKGGTTAEALRTFNESQLSDIVSKAMRAAVARAEEMESLI, translated from the coding sequence ATGGAACATAAGCATATTGCCTTTATTGGGGCGGGCAACATGGCTCGCTCAATTATTGCTGGACTCAAAGCGAGCGGCTACCCATCAAACCTGATTACCGCCACCGCACCAAGCCAAAGCACTCGTGATGCTCTAGCTAGCGAATTTGGTGTCAATACCACAGTGGACAATGAGCAAGCAGCAAAGCTTGCTGATGTCATCGTGCTAGCGGTTAAGCCACAAATGATGGCACTCGTGGGAGAAGGACTTAAAGAGGTCAACTGGAGCAATAAACTCGTTATCTCAATCGCCGCCGGTATTAATTGCCAGCGCCTTGAAGAGATGCTTGGCAGTAAACTCAACCTCGTACGCGTGATGCCAAATACACCTTCTCTGGTTGGAGAAGGCATGAGTGGCTTATATGCTCCAGAAAGCGTCATACAAACCGATCGTGATTTTGCTCACCAGTTAATGCAAGCCGTCGGTGAGGTGTGCTGGGTTGAGCAAGAGTCGGGCATCAACAACATCATCGCAGCAGCAGGTAGCTCACCTGCTTACTTCTTCCTTTTCATGGAAGCGATGCAAAAAGAGGCGATTGCTCAGGGCTTTAGTGCCGAAACGGCACGCTTACTGGTTCAGCAATCAGCATTAGGTGCAGCGAAACTTGTCGCCGCCAAACCAGAGCTTGAACTATCAACGCTTCGCGAACAAGTCACCTCAAAAGGTGGCACCACCGCAGAAGCTCTACGTACCTTTAACGAATCTCAGCTTTCCGATATTGTATCGAAAGCAATGCGCGCAGCTGTTGCTCGTGCAGAAGAAATGGAATCACTGATTTAA
- a CDS encoding YggS family pyridoxal phosphate-dependent enzyme — MSSIQQNIEHITSQIHSAEQKCGRARDSVQLLAVSKTKPNQAILEAAHAGQRMFGENYVQEGVDKVQFFNHNHPDLTIEWHFIGPIQSNKTRHVAEHFAWVHTIDRAKTAQRLNDQRPEHMPALQVLLQVNTSGEASKSGLDTDQIFELAELISRLPNLKLRGLMSIPANVTDYNSQLAAFKQLAELKDQLSEKHPDLDTLSMGMSGDMEAAIEAGSTIVRIGTAIFGARDYANKN; from the coding sequence ATGAGTAGTATTCAACAAAACATCGAACATATCACTTCACAAATTCACAGTGCAGAGCAAAAGTGTGGACGAGCTCGTGACTCTGTGCAATTGCTGGCGGTCAGTAAAACCAAACCTAACCAAGCAATATTAGAAGCCGCACACGCAGGACAGCGAATGTTTGGTGAGAACTATGTCCAAGAAGGTGTCGATAAGGTTCAGTTCTTTAACCATAACCACCCAGATTTAACGATTGAGTGGCACTTCATCGGGCCCATTCAATCCAACAAGACTCGCCATGTTGCTGAGCATTTTGCTTGGGTACATACCATTGACCGTGCCAAAACTGCACAACGCCTCAACGATCAAAGACCTGAGCATATGCCAGCGCTCCAAGTCCTATTACAGGTCAATACCAGTGGAGAAGCATCAAAATCAGGTTTGGACACAGACCAAATATTCGAGCTTGCTGAGTTGATTTCTCGCCTACCAAACCTCAAATTAAGAGGATTGATGTCGATTCCAGCCAATGTGACGGACTACAACTCACAGCTGGCTGCATTTAAGCAGCTGGCAGAGCTGAAAGATCAACTCAGCGAAAAACACCCAGACCTTGATACTCTATCGATGGGAATGAGTGGTGATATGGAAGCCGCGATTGAAGCCGGTAGTACCATTGTTCGTATTGGTACCGCTATCTTTGGTGCGCGTGATTACGCTAACAAGAATTAG